The Anaerotignum propionicum DSM 1682 sequence GGCCGAGGCTTTAATTCAGGAGCAATTGATTAACACCATTCAGCAGGACACACCAAAGTCCTCTGTATTTATGGGGATGGCCAGAAAGCTTCCCAACATGACCAGCAAACAAACCAGAATGCCGGTACTGGATATGCTGCCTATGGCATACTGGGTTAACGGTGATATGGGCTTTAAGCAGACCAGTGAACAAGCATGGGACAATGTGTATCTCACTGCGGCAGAGCTTGCGGTAATTGTACCCATTCCTGAGGCGGTATTGGATGATGCATCCTTTGATATTCTTGGGGAGGTACAGCCAAGGGTTGTTGAAGCAATTGGCCAGAGAGTAGACAGTGCAGTTATTTTCGGTATCAATCGCCCTAGTGATTGGGACTTAGATATTATCTCGAGAGCAAGACAAGCAGGAAACAATGTTTCTGTTGCTTCTAATCCTGACTATTATGATTTAATCATGGGCGAAAACGGGGTAATCTCCAAGGTAGAAGAGGACGGCTATATGGCAACAGGCGTTATTTCCGGAATGGGAATGAGAGCCAAATTGAGGGGCCTGAAAACGGAATACGGCCAACCAATTTTCAAGACGGATATGCAGGGATCCACACAGTATGCCCTGGACGGTGCGCCTATGTATTTCCCTGACAATGGTTCCTTTGACAACAGTGTGTGCCAAATGATTGTTGGTGATTTTAAGCGTGCTGTTTATGCAATCAGACAGGACATTACGGTGAAAATTCTGGATCAGGGTGTGATTCAAAATCCTACCACAAAGGAAATTGTGTACAACCTTGCACAGCAGGATATGATTGCCCTCAGAGTTGTATTTAGAATGGGTTGGGCTTTACCAAACCCTGCAACAAGGATTGACGAGGATAGAGTGGGTTGTCCTTTTGCTTACTTAGAACCAGCAACAGCGGTTACAACACGGGCGGTTACTTTTACTGTGACAGACAATGCAGAAATGCCAAAAGCAATCGGTGGGGTCGTTGTTGAAATGAACGGTGCAAGACTTAAGACCAATGCAAGTGGTATTGCAGTATTTAATCTGAGAGCTGGTACATATACCGCCAAGATTAAGAAAAAAGGTTTCTCCACTGTAACAGAAACGGTTGTTGTTTCCGGTGCAGCAGTTTCCAAAGAGATTACGCTTATTGCAAATGACTAAGGGGGTGTAAGCAATGGCTTACGCCTCTTATGAGTATTATACCCAAGAGTTTTTCGGTAGGTTAATTCCTTCGATTGAAGAGTTTGACCGCTTGGCAGAAAGAGCAAGTGAATATCTTGATTCAATTACAATGCGGAACGCTAAGTCTTTTCGTGACAGTGGGAATGAATTAAAAAGGGCCTGTTGCGCTATTGCTGAGATTATCGTATCAGAGGAAAGCTGCCAGGGTAAAAATAGTGAAAGTGTTGGAGCATGGTCCGTAAGCTACACCTCGAAAAAAGACCTAAATATCCAAAAGTATAATATTGCAAAGCAGTATTTGCTCCACACAGGACTGCTGTATCAAGGAATGAGGTGATTTTATGTTTCCACATACTATCACAGTTTATAGAAATGAAAATGGCATATGGAAAAGATATTATGTCTATGGCGTACTCTGGCAGGATTCAGAGGCGTTTAATACTATAAAAAGCGGCCTTAAGGATGCAAATTCTTTAAGGCTGTTTATTCCTCATTCCTGCAATTTTGAACCTTTAAAAAAGGATATGGTACTGAAAGGCATTGTTGATTATCAAGTGCAATCAAAGCCGTCAGAGCTGTATCCTCTGGGGGATGTGCGAACAATCACAACAGTTGATAGATTTGACTTTGGTGGACTGAAACACTATGAGGTAGGGGGGAGATAGTCATGGGGAAGTACATTGAAACGCCCAGAGGCAGAATCATTCAAACTTCCAGAGGTAAGGCTCAGCTCATATGGAATCCAGAGTTTCAGCCTAAATGGAACGGTAGATATAACGCCGCCCAAATATATGTTGACGACGAAGTTTTAAGGCTGTCTGATCCATATGTTCCATTTCAAAGCGGCATGCTGAAATTGAGCGGCCAGCTTGGAACAGTAATTGGCAGCGGGCTTGTGGTCTATAATGCCCCCTATGCAAAGTATCAGTATTATGGATATGTAATGGCTGGCAGAGCTCCAAAGCAGCTCACAGACATTCCGATTACATATAAAGGGGCACCGAAACGAGGAAAGCTTTGGTTTGAACGGATGAAGGCTGACCATAAAGAAAGTATCATCATTGGCGCAAGAAGAAGGGCAGGAGGTAATTCTTAATGAGCATCTTAAAATCAGTACAGGAATATTTGGAACAATTTGAAGGGATGGAGTTGCAGCCTATCATGACCGACGGGACGGATACTGAGGTAAAAAGCTATGCCTTGGCACCATCGGGAAACAGCAAAACTATTACCGATATTTTGGGTAAGCGCACCTACATAAACAATTACGTGTTTTATGCAAAGGAATACGTTGGAAGTGAAGCGGATCGGCAGGATAATTATGAATTCCTTGATGACTTTTTTGAGTGGATAGAAGATAACAATGAAAATGAGGTATTCCCTGTTATTAAAGGTTATCAAGTAGAAGAAATGAGCGCCACAAATGTACTTCTTTTCGATGTTGGGGAAGATGGCAAGGGGACGTATCAAATTCAAATACAATTAAAATTACAGAAAGGGTGATTCATATATGGGAAAAATTAAAAGGAGTAAATTTGCTACGTTTTTAAAAACGGGCAGTGGCTCAGGGGGCTCATGGTCTTTGGTTGGGGAAGGTGTTACCGGTATGACGGTAAGCTATAACCCCCAGACCAGTGATGAAACATATATCCATCAGGATAGCGGTACCACAGACGTGGAAAGCTACAAACCAACATCCAGCGTTCCTATGACTGCGGTTCAAGGTGATCCTGTATTCGACTTTGTAGATGGCTTAAGGAAGAAAAGAGCTGTATTGGATGAAGCAAGAAGCGAGGTGTGCCTTGTTTATTTGTACGAAACCGCAACGGGTGGGGCTTATCCAGCTGAAAAGAATACCTGCTCCATTCAGATTGACGATTTTGGCGGAGAGGGTGGCGGTTCGAACGTCATTAATTTTACCATTAATTTTGTGGGTGATCCCGTACCTGGTACGTTTAATCCAAGTACAAAAGCATTTACTGAGGATGCGTGAGGCTGTGTTTGTTTTCAGGGCATCAATTGTGTAAAGGTGCCCTGATTTCTTTATATGCAAATAAGGGGGTAAGGTATGGAAAGTATTAAGTATAACGATGGTAAAATTCGTCTAATGATAAATGATGATCCTGATCGAGTAATTACATTTGCTCCAGATGATGTTGGCTTTGTTAGCCGGTATTATGAGCTTGTGGATTTCATTGAAGGAAAGCAAATGGAGTATGTTCAAAAAGCGGAAGAAATAGATAAAAGCAGTGATATGAAAGATAAGGATGGTTTAAAGCTTTACAAAACAATGTGCGAGGATATAAAGAATCAAATTGATTATGTATTTGGTAATGGAACAAGCCAAGCAGTTTTTGAGGACTCTTTACGTTTGGATATGTTTGAGCAGTTTTTGGTTGGGATAGTTCCGTATGTGAAAAAGGCACGTGAAAATAAAGTTAGGCCGTATTTGCAAAACACGAACGGGGTGCTTTAATGAGTAACTATCTAACTTCTGGATACCCTACGAAGGTTAAAGTAGGTGAAGAGTTGTTTGAAATTACAACAAATTATAGAGATTGTATTAAAGTTTTATTAGCTTTAGATGATGATGATTTAACTAATTTTGAGAAACAATCTATTTTGTTGCAAATTATGTATCGGCAAGTCCCGGCTAACATTGAGATGGCTATTCAGAAAGTTCTTTTGTTCCTTAACTGCGGAGTGGAAGAAATGCAAGGCTCAGGTATGAAAGTATATTCTTTTTGTCAGGACGATAAATATATTTTTTCTGCAGTGGATCAAGTTTTACAAGGAAGACTATCGCTGGGAGAGGCCGTTCATTGGTGGGAATTTGTTTCTGCATTTATGGAGATGCCTGATGACTGTGTCATGAGTAAAATTATTTATTATCGAATGCGATATGCCGCAGGAAAATTAACAAAAGAGGAAAATGAGATTTGGAGAAAAAATAGAAAGCTGTTTTTGTTAGACATTAAAGAAAGTAATGAAGATGTTAATTCCAGAAATGAGTTTATGAATCGCCTTTACGGAAGATATTGAAAAATATTGGAAATTGCAGTATGATATTATTAGAGTTTTCCGAAAGGGGCAATTATTATGGGCCTATTTGGTTCACCGGATTTATATCCTTATGATCAGATCGAAAAAAAATGTGTTGCTTGTGGCAAGATGGGTACTGGAAAGTTTTGCTCTGAGTGTGGAGTACCATATAAACGTCATGCTAAGTATTTTAGTACTGCAGCGACAATAGTAATAACAATGTCTATTGTAATTTTTAGCTTATGCTTTATTGCAGGAGGTACAAATTTAGCAAGTTTATTCCTTTCTGCTATGATTGCCGCTAGTGTTTGTTTTTTTGGTAATTTAATAAATATGATACTGTGCTTTTTTAAGAAAAGAAGAAATAGGCTTTACTTAATACATGCGTTATTATCTCTAGCAATTTTGTTTATTGCATTTTTATTATACGGATTAATATGTATAAATTAATTAATTTTAGCACTCAATAGTGAGTGCTTTTTTTATGTAAAAAACAGAAAGGGGGTGTATTTATGACGACTAGTTATGATGGTTATATAAGAATTGATACCAGACTTGAAACATCAAATTTTAACAAGGAGATATCACTAATTCCTAGTAAATTATCCAAGCTAAAGATTGCAGCGGGAGCACTTGGTACGGTATTTGCAGCGGCCTTTACTGTGAAGAAGATAGTTGAAGTTGGGAGACAAGCTATTTCTTTAGCATCAGATTTACAAGAAGTACAGAATGTCGTTAATACAGCATTTGGTAGTATGTCAGATCGATGTAATGAATTCGCAGAGAATGCCATTGAGAGCTTAGGTATGAGTCAATTGGCAGCAAAACAATTCGCTTCTACATATATGGCAATGGGAAGAGGTTCTGGAATTGCTATGAAAAGAGCAGCAGATATGGCTATTGGTGCCACAGAACGAATTGGCGACGTTGCGTCCTTTTACAATAAATCTTTTGAAGAAGTGGATACAATGATGAAATCGATTTGGACGGGTGAAACGGAAAGTCTAAAGCAAATCGGTGTCGTTATGACACAGTCAAATCTACAGCAATTTGCATATACCCAAGGTATTAAAAAGAAAATTGCTACAATGAGCCAAGCGGAGATGATACAACTTAGATATGCATATGTTATGCAGCAAACATCGTTAGCTCAAGGAGACTTTTTAAGAACAAGTGATAGTTGGGCAAATCAGACTCGTATTTTAAGCGAAAACTGGAAGGAGTTTTTAGGTATCCTTGGCAGTGGTCTTATTAAAGTTCTTATCCCTGTAGTTCAGTTCTTAAACGAGGTAGTAAAGGCATTAGTAGGTATTGCAAAGGCAGTTGCAGCTGTCTATCATATGTTGGCTGGAGAATCAATTAATGATTCTACTGAGGATATATCAGGGGCAGTAGGGAATTTAGCAGAAACGTCTTTAGATGCTGCAGAGGGGCAAGAGGGTTTAGCGGACGGAATTAAAAGTGCGAGTGCTGCTGCAAAAAATGCACTGGCCAACTTTGATGATTTAGACGTGCTGCAAAATAATTTAGGTGGCGGTTTGAGCGGTATCGGAAATTTTGATATTCCAGATTTTGCTTTTGATAAAGGAACTCTTGAAAATACGAAAAGCAGAGTTAAGGATTTTACGGACGATATAAAAAAGTTGTTGGTGGGACTAAAAAATGACGTTGAAGATTTCGTAATACAACCTGTAATAGCTCAGCCAGTAATTCCAAAATTACCAGTTCCTGTTTATAGACCTGAGTGGGGTCTGGTTCCACCGGGAATACCTGTGCCAGAGTTCCCTCCGCTACCGTTGCCTATTTATGAACCAGAATGGGGATTGGTACCAACTTTACAACAAGAATTGGGTTTGGTTTATGGAGAATTAACAGAGTTCGCTTTTCAACTGCAGTATGCGCTGGAATACGCTTTAGGAAACTCTCAGATTGTATTCGATACTGCGATTAGTAATGCAGCTATGGCTTTTGCAAATGCAAGAATAAATTTTGGTTTAACTAAAGATGCAATGATCGCAAATGCAAATGCGTGGATTTCAGAAACTTCAACTGGCTTCCAGCGATGGAAACAGAACATATCTACAGCAGTATATGATACGGCAAGAAATGCTATTGATAACTGGAACGCTGCACTTGAAACAACCAGTATTAACTCAGCAGCATGGATAAATTCAATGTCTCAAAATTTTGTCAAATGGGGAGAGGGAATGCTTAAAGCTTCTTGGGATGCAGCGAGTGGAATGGCAAACAATATGTTAAGCGGCTTTAGAACTATTTGGGAAAACTTTAAAGAATTAATGAGTGGTATTGGTGAAAGTATCAGTACAAAGTGGCAAGAGAACAAGAGCTGGTTAGTACCTACACTGGTAATAGGAGCGGCCGTTGCTGTAGGAGCGGGGTTGGTTTTATCGGGTGGCACACTGGCTGCACCATTGGCTGCGGGTGCTGCTATGGCGGTACCAATGCTTGCCACGGGGGCAGTAATTCCACCTAATCAAGAATTCCTTGCTGTCCTGGGTGACCAGAAAAGCGGTCGAAACCTGGAAGCGCCCGAAGGTTTGATTCGTCAGATCA is a genomic window containing:
- a CDS encoding phage major capsid protein, encoding MPISREQAEALIQEQLINTIQQDTPKSSVFMGMARKLPNMTSKQTRMPVLDMLPMAYWVNGDMGFKQTSEQAWDNVYLTAAELAVIVPIPEAVLDDASFDILGEVQPRVVEAIGQRVDSAVIFGINRPSDWDLDIISRARQAGNNVSVASNPDYYDLIMGENGVISKVEEDGYMATGVISGMGMRAKLRGLKTEYGQPIFKTDMQGSTQYALDGAPMYFPDNGSFDNSVCQMIVGDFKRAVYAIRQDITVKILDQGVIQNPTTKEIVYNLAQQDMIALRVVFRMGWALPNPATRIDEDRVGCPFAYLEPATAVTTRAVTFTVTDNAEMPKAIGGVVVEMNGARLKTNASGIAVFNLRAGTYTAKIKKKGFSTVTETVVVSGAAVSKEITLIAND
- a CDS encoding DUF6751 family protein translates to MFPHTITVYRNENGIWKRYYVYGVLWQDSEAFNTIKSGLKDANSLRLFIPHSCNFEPLKKDMVLKGIVDYQVQSKPSELYPLGDVRTITTVDRFDFGGLKHYEVGGR
- a CDS encoding minor capsid protein, with the protein product MGKYIETPRGRIIQTSRGKAQLIWNPEFQPKWNGRYNAAQIYVDDEVLRLSDPYVPFQSGMLKLSGQLGTVIGSGLVVYNAPYAKYQYYGYVMAGRAPKQLTDIPITYKGAPKRGKLWFERMKADHKESIIIGARRRAGGNS
- a CDS encoding phage tail tube protein, translated to MGKIKRSKFATFLKTGSGSGGSWSLVGEGVTGMTVSYNPQTSDETYIHQDSGTTDVESYKPTSSVPMTAVQGDPVFDFVDGLRKKRAVLDEARSEVCLVYLYETATGGAYPAEKNTCSIQIDDFGGEGGGSNVINFTINFVGDPVPGTFNPSTKAFTEDA
- a CDS encoding DUF6673 family protein, with protein sequence MESIKYNDGKIRLMINDDPDRVITFAPDDVGFVSRYYELVDFIEGKQMEYVQKAEEIDKSSDMKDKDGLKLYKTMCEDIKNQIDYVFGNGTSQAVFEDSLRLDMFEQFLVGIVPYVKKARENKVRPYLQNTNGVL
- a CDS encoding Gp15 family bacteriophage protein, giving the protein MSNYLTSGYPTKVKVGEELFEITTNYRDCIKVLLALDDDDLTNFEKQSILLQIMYRQVPANIEMAIQKVLLFLNCGVEEMQGSGMKVYSFCQDDKYIFSAVDQVLQGRLSLGEAVHWWEFVSAFMEMPDDCVMSKIIYYRMRYAAGKLTKEENEIWRKNRKLFLLDIKESNEDVNSRNEFMNRLYGRY